From the Billgrantia sulfidoxydans genome, one window contains:
- a CDS encoding flagellar protein FlaG, translating to MSSPLTDATNALNTSALHDLTPRQRKETVLATLPSAGSVLAQAASLGQAPSPADLVEPIQRINEVLRQYGVEFELNDTSRIITRIVDRETGDVLRQIPAEEVLAIAERLEELQGNLISLKV from the coding sequence ATGTCTTCGCCACTGACCGATGCCACCAATGCCTTGAACACGTCGGCGTTACACGACCTGACACCGCGCCAGCGCAAGGAGACCGTGCTCGCCACGCTACCTTCGGCGGGCTCCGTGCTGGCCCAGGCCGCAAGCCTCGGCCAGGCACCCAGCCCAGCCGACCTGGTGGAACCGATTCAACGCATCAACGAAGTGCTTCGCCAGTATGGCGTGGAGTTCGAACTCAACGACACGTCACGGATCATCACTCGCATCGTGGATCGTGAAACGGGCGACGTGCTGCGCCAGATTCCTGCGGAGGAAGTGCTGGCCATCGCCGAACGGCTGGAGGAACTGCAGGGCAACCTGATCAGCCTCAAGGTGTAA
- the fliE gene encoding flagellar hook-basal body complex protein FliE, whose protein sequence is MSSPAIQSALAQMQTLATQAGGQAGKGQQVSTQVGQGGFAGELQASIQRINRLQQASAAKTMAFQAGDPNVELNDVMVDMQKASVAFQMGLQVRNRLVAAYKDVMNMQV, encoded by the coding sequence ATGAGTTCACCGGCCATCCAGTCGGCACTGGCCCAGATGCAGACCCTGGCGACCCAGGCCGGCGGTCAGGCGGGCAAGGGGCAGCAGGTTTCCACTCAAGTGGGCCAGGGCGGTTTCGCTGGCGAGTTGCAGGCGTCGATACAGCGCATCAACCGCCTGCAGCAGGCATCCGCTGCCAAGACCATGGCGTTCCAGGCCGGCGATCCCAACGTCGAACTCAACGACGTCATGGTCGACATGCAGAAGGCCAGTGTCGCCTTCCAGATGGGGCTGCAGGTGCGTAATCGCCTGGTGGCGGCCTATAAGGACGTCATGAACATGCAGGTGTGA
- the fliF gene encoding flagellar basal-body MS-ring/collar protein FliF yields MSNGATTQERQASPGSGSSAALLERLQQQFRGNPLIAVLIGGAAMIAIVVALLMWAREPEYRVLYSNLTEADGGRIISELDSRGVPYRFSEGGTALLVPGDSVHSLRLQLAEQGLPRGGNVGFELMDSQAFGVSQFAEQVNYQRGLEGELSRSIESLGPVERARVHLAMAKSSVFVRDREPAKASIIVTLEPGRVMGESQVAAIVHMVSSSVPDLAAENVTVVDHSGRMLSMPNSQGRGLDATQLDYIAEVERSFQQRIENILAPILGRDSISAQVAAQIDFSRREETSERYGPNQPPNEAAVRSRQTSLSYNGDDGVARGIPGALSNTPPGVAPSPIELQTDEEGELTEEAEQSLRALNNLSQDDVINYEVDRNVQHIQHRQGQVTRLTAAVVVDYREERDENGEWQRVALSEAEIAQIERLVRQAIGFSQARGDAIEVVNSPFSRVVEESEELEWWQSPEIHALALTVGRYLLVALGILLGYLLILRPLIKRHTERPVLAAAPGTGLQVRVGDDAEASEGELQAAGGEDDELRPYQKPKRKRRSSAYEDHLAELRELAQEDPRMIAMIVRSWMNKE; encoded by the coding sequence ATGAGCAACGGCGCCACGACGCAGGAGCGTCAGGCCTCCCCGGGCAGCGGGTCCTCCGCTGCGCTGCTGGAGCGCCTTCAGCAGCAGTTTCGCGGAAACCCGCTGATCGCCGTTCTGATCGGCGGTGCCGCCATGATCGCGATCGTGGTGGCCTTGCTGATGTGGGCGCGTGAACCGGAGTATCGCGTCCTCTACAGCAACCTCACCGAAGCCGATGGCGGGCGCATCATCAGCGAGCTGGATAGCCGCGGCGTTCCCTATCGCTTCAGCGAAGGCGGCACCGCCCTGCTGGTGCCGGGCGACAGCGTGCACAGCCTGCGCCTGCAGCTGGCCGAACAGGGCCTGCCGCGCGGCGGCAACGTCGGTTTCGAGCTGATGGACAGCCAAGCCTTCGGCGTCAGCCAGTTCGCCGAGCAGGTCAACTACCAGCGCGGCCTCGAGGGTGAACTGTCGCGCTCCATCGAGTCCCTGGGGCCGGTGGAGCGCGCCCGCGTTCACCTGGCCATGGCCAAGTCCTCCGTCTTCGTGCGCGACCGCGAACCCGCCAAGGCGTCCATCATCGTGACCCTCGAGCCGGGCCGCGTCATGGGTGAAAGCCAAGTCGCCGCCATCGTCCACATGGTCTCCAGCAGCGTACCGGACCTCGCGGCCGAGAACGTCACCGTGGTCGACCATAGCGGTCGCATGCTGTCGATGCCGAACAGCCAGGGCCGTGGGCTCGACGCGACCCAGCTCGACTACATCGCCGAAGTCGAACGCTCCTTCCAGCAGCGCATCGAGAACATCCTGGCGCCGATCCTCGGCCGCGACAGCATCAGCGCCCAGGTGGCCGCCCAGATCGACTTTTCGCGCCGCGAAGAGACCAGCGAGCGCTACGGCCCCAACCAGCCGCCCAACGAAGCCGCGGTGCGAAGCCGCCAGACCAGCCTCTCCTACAACGGCGACGACGGCGTGGCGCGGGGCATCCCCGGTGCCCTGAGCAACACCCCGCCGGGCGTGGCGCCCTCCCCCATCGAGCTGCAGACCGACGAGGAAGGCGAGCTCACCGAGGAGGCCGAGCAGAGCCTGCGCGCGCTAAACAATCTGAGCCAGGACGACGTCATCAACTACGAGGTCGATCGTAACGTCCAGCACATCCAGCATCGCCAGGGCCAGGTGACGCGCCTGACCGCCGCGGTGGTGGTGGACTATCGCGAGGAGCGCGACGAGAACGGCGAATGGCAGCGCGTTGCGCTCAGCGAGGCCGAGATCGCCCAGATCGAGCGCCTGGTGCGCCAGGCCATCGGCTTCTCCCAGGCGCGGGGCGACGCGATCGAAGTGGTCAACAGCCCGTTCAGCCGTGTGGTCGAGGAGAGCGAGGAGCTCGAGTGGTGGCAGTCGCCCGAGATCCATGCCCTGGCGCTGACCGTCGGCCGCTACCTGCTGGTCGCCCTGGGCATCCTGCTCGGCTACCTGCTGATCCTGCGCCCGTTGATCAAGCGCCACACTGAGCGTCCCGTGCTGGCGGCCGCGCCGGGCACCGGCCTGCAGGTCCGCGTGGGCGACGATGCCGAGGCCAGCGAAGGCGAGCTGCAGGCGGCCGGCGGAGAAGACGACGAACTGCGCCCGTACCAGAAGCCGAAGCGCAAGCGCCGCTCCTCGGCCTATGAGGACCACCTGGCCGAACTGCGTGAGCTCGCCCAGGAGGATCCCCGCATGATCGCCATGATCGTTCGCAGCTGGATGAACAAAGAATGA
- the fliG gene encoding flagellar motor switch protein FliG — protein sequence MSSAKPMSGVRRSAILMLALDEDSAAEVFKYLAPKEIQQLSMEMAEMDQVSHEDMQQVMLEFHRETEEFIALNLNSSDHIRSVLTKALGSERATSLIEDILESTGTSSGIDSLNLMEASMVAELIRDEHPQIIATILVHLERHQAADVLELFDDKLRNDVVLRIATFSGVQPAALQELTEVLSGMLDGQNLKRSKMGGVRTAAEILNLMNSSLEETAIETVRAHSEDLAQKIIDEMFLFENLMDLDDRSIQLVLKEIDTNSLVVALKGAPEGLMEKFLRNMSRRAADLLREDMEARGPIRVSQVEAEQKAILQVVRRLADSGEIVLSGGDDTYV from the coding sequence ATGAGCAGTGCCAAGCCCATGAGCGGCGTACGCCGCAGCGCCATCCTGATGCTGGCCCTCGACGAGGACAGCGCCGCGGAGGTGTTCAAGTACCTCGCGCCCAAGGAGATCCAGCAGCTCAGCATGGAGATGGCGGAGATGGATCAGGTCTCCCACGAGGACATGCAGCAGGTCATGCTGGAGTTCCATCGCGAGACCGAGGAGTTCATCGCCCTCAACCTCAACTCCAGCGACCATATTCGCTCGGTATTGACCAAGGCCCTGGGCAGCGAACGCGCCACCAGCCTGATCGAGGACATCCTGGAGTCCACCGGCACCAGCAGCGGCATCGACTCTCTGAACCTGATGGAAGCGTCGATGGTGGCGGAGCTGATCCGCGACGAACACCCGCAGATCATCGCCACCATCCTGGTGCACCTGGAGCGCCATCAGGCCGCCGATGTGCTGGAACTGTTCGACGACAAGCTGCGCAACGACGTGGTGCTGCGTATCGCCACCTTCAGCGGCGTCCAGCCGGCTGCCCTGCAGGAACTCACCGAGGTGCTCTCCGGCATGCTCGATGGCCAGAACCTCAAGCGCAGCAAGATGGGCGGCGTGAGAACCGCCGCCGAGATTCTCAACCTGATGAACTCCTCCCTGGAGGAGACCGCCATCGAGACGGTGCGCGCCCACAGCGAGGACCTGGCCCAGAAGATCATCGACGAGATGTTCCTGTTCGAGAACCTCATGGACCTGGACGACCGCAGTATCCAGCTGGTGCTCAAGGAGATCGACACCAACTCGCTGGTGGTGGCGCTCAAGGGCGCACCCGAAGGTCTCATGGAGAAGTTCCTGCGCAACATGTCGCGGCGGGCCGCCGATCTCTTGCGCGAGGACATGGAAGCCCGCGGGCCGATTCGCGTGTCCCAGGTGGAAGCCGAGCAGAAGGCCATCCTCCAGGTGGTGCGCCGCCTGGCGGATTCCGGCGAGATCGTGCTGAGCGGCGGAGACGACACCTATGTCTGA
- a CDS encoding flagellar assembly protein FliH, protein MSERSPASSERHAPWQRWQMGQLHDENPAERQSQELDPAEQARRRAAFQRQAELKALREKVIQEAREEGYRAGFETGRHEGHAQGLKEGRQEAEQELKRRTHEVVTPLKPLAEQFANALATLDDEIATDLVELALATGQQLAGEALKARPRQVLELVKALLHTEPPLVGQQRLWLNPQDHKLVEEHLGVELAAAGWKLQPDAQLTRGGCRVTSANGELDATWETRWQAVKSQVRRRHSTPPAGDGKDD, encoded by the coding sequence ATGTCTGAACGTTCGCCCGCCTCTTCCGAACGGCACGCGCCGTGGCAGCGCTGGCAGATGGGCCAGTTGCACGACGAAAACCCGGCCGAGCGACAGAGCCAGGAGTTGGACCCGGCCGAGCAGGCCAGGCGCCGCGCCGCCTTTCAGCGCCAGGCGGAGCTGAAGGCACTGCGCGAGAAAGTCATTCAGGAAGCCCGCGAAGAGGGTTATCGAGCCGGCTTCGAGACTGGGCGCCACGAAGGCCATGCCCAGGGCTTGAAGGAAGGACGCCAGGAGGCCGAGCAAGAGTTGAAGCGTCGCACTCACGAGGTCGTCACGCCGCTCAAGCCGCTCGCCGAGCAGTTCGCGAACGCGCTGGCAACGCTCGACGATGAGATCGCCACGGATCTGGTGGAACTGGCCTTGGCAACCGGCCAACAGCTGGCCGGGGAAGCGCTCAAGGCTCGGCCGCGCCAGGTACTGGAGCTGGTCAAGGCGCTGCTGCACACCGAGCCACCACTGGTCGGCCAGCAGCGCCTGTGGCTGAACCCCCAGGATCACAAGCTGGTGGAAGAACACCTGGGCGTCGAGCTGGCTGCCGCCGGCTGGAAGCTGCAGCCCGATGCCCAGCTGACCCGTGGCGGCTGTCGGGTGACGAGCGCTAATGGCGAGCTGGATGCCACCTGGGAAACACGCTGGCAGGCGGTAAAGTCGCAGGTGCGCAGGCGCCACTCGACGCCCCCCGCCGGCGACGGCAAAGATGACTAG
- the fliI gene encoding flagellar protein export ATPase FliI has translation MTEAAVSTPNAHRMRWQQALRHVRERVETVPGYRTSGRVLRATGMVIEAVGLRVALGNACRIELLSPGGNEAPQFAEAEVVGFNGERLLLMPLTEISGLMPGARVYPLGDGPDHAARRFPLGESLLGRVVDGNGEPLDGLGPLDDAPRAPLSTPPLNPLRRAPIDEQIDVGIRAINALLSVGRGQRMGLFAGSGVGKSVLLGMMARYTGADVIVVGLIGERGREVQDFIDNILGQEGRRRAVVVAAPADTSPLQRLQGAAYATRLAEGFRDQGKNVLLIMDSLTRFAMAQREIALAIGEPPATKGYPPSVFAKLPSLVERAGNAERGRGSITAFYTVLTEGDDQQDPIADSARAILDGHIVLSRALAEAGHYPAIDIEASISRVMTHIIDERQLGMTQAFKRLFSRYQRNRDLISVGAYSPGHDPQLDEAVQRYPQLEHFLQQGINENASIEASRQVLAETLGVKQ, from the coding sequence ATGACCGAAGCAGCGGTATCGACACCCAATGCGCACCGGATGCGCTGGCAGCAGGCGCTGCGGCACGTTCGCGAGCGTGTGGAGACGGTACCCGGCTACCGCACCAGCGGGCGTGTCCTGCGCGCCACCGGCATGGTGATCGAGGCCGTCGGCCTGCGTGTGGCGCTCGGCAATGCCTGCCGCATCGAACTGCTCTCCCCCGGCGGCAACGAAGCGCCGCAGTTCGCCGAGGCCGAAGTGGTCGGCTTCAACGGCGAACGCCTTCTGCTGATGCCGCTCACCGAGATCTCCGGCCTGATGCCCGGCGCCCGGGTGTACCCGCTCGGCGACGGCCCGGATCATGCCGCTCGCCGCTTCCCTCTCGGCGAGTCGCTGCTGGGCCGCGTCGTCGACGGCAACGGCGAGCCGCTCGATGGCCTCGGGCCGCTGGACGACGCCCCGCGCGCGCCGCTCAGCACGCCACCGCTCAACCCGCTCAGGCGCGCCCCGATCGACGAGCAGATCGACGTCGGTATCCGGGCCATCAACGCCCTGCTCAGCGTCGGTCGCGGGCAGCGCATGGGCCTGTTCGCCGGCTCCGGTGTGGGCAAGTCGGTGCTGCTCGGCATGATGGCCCGCTATACCGGCGCCGACGTCATCGTGGTCGGGCTAATCGGCGAGCGCGGTCGCGAGGTACAGGACTTCATCGACAACATCCTCGGCCAGGAGGGGCGCCGCCGCGCCGTGGTGGTGGCAGCTCCTGCCGACACCTCGCCGCTGCAACGGCTGCAGGGCGCCGCCTATGCCACGCGCCTGGCCGAGGGATTCCGCGATCAGGGCAAGAACGTGCTGCTGATCATGGATTCACTGACCCGCTTCGCCATGGCCCAGCGCGAAATCGCCCTCGCCATCGGCGAACCGCCGGCGACCAAGGGTTATCCGCCCTCGGTGTTCGCCAAGCTCCCCAGCCTGGTGGAGCGCGCCGGCAATGCCGAGCGCGGCCGCGGCTCGATCACTGCCTTCTATACCGTGCTGACCGAAGGCGACGACCAGCAGGACCCCATCGCCGACTCGGCACGCGCGATCCTCGACGGCCACATCGTCCTGTCGCGGGCCCTGGCCGAAGCCGGCCACTACCCGGCCATCGACATCGAGGCCTCGATCAGCCGCGTGATGACCCACATCATCGACGAACGGCAACTGGGCATGACCCAGGCGTTCAAGCGACTCTTCTCGCGCTACCAGCGCAACCGCGACCTGATCAGCGTGGGCGCCTACAGCCCGGGGCACGACCCTCAGCTGGACGAAGCCGTCCAGCGCTACCCGCAGCTGGAACACTTCCTCCAGCAGGGCATCAATGAGAATGCTTCGATCGAGGCTTCCCGACAGGTTCTTGCTGAGACCCTAGGAGTCAAGCAATGA
- the fliJ gene encoding flagellar export protein FliJ, producing the protein MSAPSQLAMLSDLARDARDQAGRLLAGERQSERQVASQLESLSRYRLEYAERLQQAMREGIDPASMHNYQQFLASLDAALQRARQALDAQQQRVQQSQQQWRQEQQRLSAFDTLVSRRDVERQRQEERREQRTSDEMAAGRLLRQRAGYAS; encoded by the coding sequence ATGAGTGCACCGTCTCAACTCGCCATGCTGAGCGACCTGGCGCGGGATGCCCGCGATCAGGCCGGCCGACTGCTGGCCGGCGAGCGACAGAGCGAGCGCCAGGTGGCTTCCCAACTGGAGTCGCTCAGTCGCTATCGGCTCGAATATGCCGAGCGCCTGCAGCAGGCCATGCGGGAAGGTATCGACCCGGCCAGCATGCACAACTACCAGCAGTTCCTGGCTTCGCTGGATGCCGCCCTGCAGCGGGCCAGGCAGGCGCTCGATGCCCAGCAGCAACGCGTTCAGCAGAGCCAGCAACAGTGGCGACAGGAACAGCAGCGACTCTCGGCCTTCGATACCCTGGTGTCGCGCCGTGACGTCGAGCGGCAGCGTCAGGAGGAGCGCCGCGAACAACGCACCAGCGACGAGATGGCAGCCGGACGGCTACTGCGCCAGCGCGCCGGATACGCATCCTGA
- a CDS encoding flagellar hook-length control protein FliK — translation MNIQMILSALPTPLSGKPDTGAGQGQFALALSQAATATPDQAGNVTFAAQLSAMPTEGLPPPTMAAQQALLQALNGHAGQRLDGEAESALPDAELREIMARLALIEGSSQAPALPDAALPADQQTARPVDEMSVELAEHPQAAALMTAAVTETQRPGTAASPGMNLPGERAAQPGQPAAAAAGHPLTASLAASAAAAAEAGDGAAASARPADFANALAKAPAPQPTAELRATTAETPRGGFIPDAATMTQATTGPTAPAHASAQPAPPPVPVAQASLAAPLQSPAWPSQLGQQLVQFARQGGEQQVEMRLNPAELGPLTVTLKMTEQGAQAQFLSAHAQVRQVLEQAIPQLREALAEQGISLGETSVGEQRKQDAQAFAGRDGQRGQGGATRGEDGLALPDGDEPGVSPSSITLPLDGRVNLYA, via the coding sequence ATGAATATCCAGATGATCCTGTCCGCCTTGCCGACGCCGCTCTCCGGCAAGCCGGACACCGGCGCCGGCCAGGGCCAGTTCGCCCTGGCACTCAGCCAGGCTGCCACGGCCACTCCCGACCAGGCGGGCAACGTCACGTTTGCCGCCCAACTGAGCGCCATGCCGACAGAGGGGTTACCGCCGCCGACCATGGCCGCTCAGCAGGCGCTGCTCCAGGCCCTGAACGGCCACGCCGGGCAGCGACTCGACGGCGAGGCCGAATCAGCCCTGCCCGATGCGGAGCTGCGCGAGATCATGGCGCGGCTCGCGCTGATCGAAGGCAGCAGCCAGGCGCCGGCCCTGCCCGATGCAGCGCTGCCGGCCGACCAGCAAACGGCACGCCCCGTTGACGAGATGAGCGTCGAGCTCGCCGAACACCCCCAGGCTGCGGCCCTGATGACGGCTGCCGTCACCGAGACACAGCGCCCTGGTACGGCAGCCTCTCCGGGCATGAATTTACCGGGTGAACGCGCCGCACAGCCCGGCCAGCCGGCTGCCGCTGCCGCCGGCCACCCGCTGACGGCGTCGCTAGCAGCCTCGGCAGCCGCCGCCGCGGAAGCGGGAGATGGTGCTGCGGCGTCGGCTCGGCCGGCCGACTTCGCCAATGCCTTGGCCAAGGCACCTGCGCCTCAGCCTACCGCCGAGCTGCGAGCCACCACCGCCGAGACACCGCGTGGCGGCTTCATACCGGATGCCGCCACCATGACACAGGCCACCACCGGCCCCACGGCACCCGCCCATGCATCGGCTCAGCCCGCCCCGCCCCCGGTCCCGGTCGCCCAGGCCAGCCTTGCCGCTCCACTCCAGAGTCCGGCCTGGCCCAGCCAACTGGGGCAACAGCTGGTGCAGTTCGCCCGCCAGGGCGGTGAACAGCAGGTCGAGATGCGCTTGAATCCCGCCGAGCTCGGGCCGCTCACGGTGACCCTGAAAATGACCGAGCAGGGGGCCCAGGCGCAGTTCCTGTCCGCCCATGCCCAGGTACGCCAGGTCCTCGAACAGGCCATTCCACAGCTCCGTGAGGCACTGGCCGAGCAGGGCATCAGCCTCGGCGAGACCTCCGTTGGCGAGCAGCGCAAACAGGACGCCCAGGCGTTCGCGGGCCGTGACGGTCAGCGTGGCCAGGGGGGAGCAACCCGGGGCGAAGACGGGCTGGCACTGCCGGATGGCGATGAGCCGGGCGTGTCCCCCTCCTCCATCACGCTCCCGCTGGATGGCCGGGTGAACCTCTACGCTTGA
- the fliL gene encoding flagellar basal body-associated protein FliL: MAKSTGGSSKLLWLMILLVLLSTAAAGAAIYMVMNDRNEGDASLQTQQIERQAPIFVKIDPFTVNLADDNFGSRLLYTGISLKVGADETREILIEHMPQVRSRLLMLFSGKQASELTTPDGKRRLSEEVIAVLSEPLTEPQPSLEIQDVLFTEFIVQ; this comes from the coding sequence ATGGCGAAATCGACGGGTGGCTCCTCCAAGCTCCTGTGGTTGATGATACTGCTGGTACTGCTCTCCACGGCGGCGGCCGGGGCGGCCATCTACATGGTCATGAACGATCGTAATGAAGGCGATGCCAGCCTCCAGACGCAGCAGATCGAGCGGCAGGCACCGATCTTCGTCAAGATCGACCCCTTCACGGTCAATCTCGCCGACGACAACTTCGGCTCGCGCCTGCTCTACACCGGCATCTCGCTCAAGGTCGGCGCGGACGAGACCCGCGAGATCCTGATCGAGCACATGCCACAGGTACGCAGCCGGCTGCTGATGCTGTTTTCCGGCAAGCAGGCGAGCGAACTGACCACGCCGGACGGCAAGCGCCGCCTGAGCGAGGAGGTCATCGCCGTGCTCTCGGAGCCGCTGACCGAACCCCAGCCGTCCCTCGAGATCCAGGACGTGCTGTTCACCGAGTTCATCGTGCAATAA
- the fliM gene encoding flagellar motor switch protein FliM, whose translation MSQDDLLSQDEIDALLKGVSGDDEPVARSDGDSRVRPYDPATQHRVIRERLQALDIINERFARHFRMGLFNLLRRSADITVDSVRYLSYSEFSRNVPVPTNINIIGMKPLRGSALIVFPPNLVFMVVDNLFGGDGRFLTKSEGREFTNTEQRIIQRLLQLAIDAYEESWKSVYPLQISYLRSEMQSKFANITNSPNEIVVNTNFNIEVGNLSSSFQICIPYLMVEPLRDLLANPLSDGHHDQDGSWTKRMAGELRRSEVELIANFADVPTRIAHVMALKVGDVLPLELPETVTASVDGVPVMECDYGSQHEQRALRVIRIIDHGAQNPASKDAFIKGAAPQAKDFKHD comes from the coding sequence ATGTCCCAAGACGATCTGCTGTCACAGGATGAAATCGACGCCCTGCTCAAGGGCGTCAGCGGCGATGACGAGCCCGTTGCGCGCAGCGACGGCGACTCCCGCGTACGTCCTTATGACCCGGCGACCCAGCACCGCGTGATTCGCGAGCGCCTGCAGGCGCTGGATATCATCAACGAACGCTTCGCGCGGCACTTCCGCATGGGGCTGTTCAACCTGCTGCGGCGTAGCGCCGATATCACCGTCGATTCGGTACGCTATCTGAGCTACAGCGAGTTCTCCCGCAACGTGCCGGTACCGACCAATATCAACATCATCGGCATGAAGCCGCTGCGTGGGTCGGCGCTGATCGTGTTTCCGCCCAACCTGGTGTTCATGGTGGTGGACAACCTGTTCGGCGGCGACGGGCGCTTCCTGACCAAGTCCGAAGGGCGCGAGTTCACCAACACCGAGCAGCGCATCATCCAGCGCCTGCTGCAGCTGGCCATCGACGCCTACGAAGAGTCGTGGAAGTCGGTCTACCCGCTGCAGATCAGCTACCTGCGCTCGGAGATGCAGTCGAAGTTCGCCAACATCACCAACTCGCCCAACGAGATCGTGGTGAACACGAACTTCAACATCGAAGTCGGCAATCTCTCCAGCAGCTTCCAGATCTGCATCCCTTACCTGATGGTCGAACCCCTGCGCGACCTGCTGGCCAACCCGCTCAGCGACGGCCACCACGACCAGGATGGCTCCTGGACCAAGCGCATGGCCGGCGAGCTGCGTCGCTCCGAGGTGGAGCTGATCGCCAACTTTGCCGATGTCCCCACCCGCATCGCCCATGTCATGGCGCTCAAGGTGGGCGACGTCCTCCCTCTCGAGCTGCCCGAGACGGTCACCGCCAGCGTCGACGGCGTGCCGGTGATGGAGTGCGACTACGGTAGCCAGCACGAGCAACGCGCGCTGCGTGTCATCCGCATCATCGATCATGGTGCACAGAACCCGGCGTCAAAGGACGCTTTCATCAAGGGCGCAGCGCCTCAAGCCAAGGACTTCAAGCATGACTGA
- the fliN gene encoding flagellar motor switch protein FliN, which produces MTDPKKPDQNVSDDDWASAMSEQEGNEPAADDDPWAEAMAEQQAAESAAGAEDDPWAEALAEQEAADAAADEAPASASAPAAAPQSAGDRVFRPLDKGKEGGAARDLEMIMDIPVKLTVELGRTKLTIKQLLELTQGSVVELDGLAGEPMDILINGYLIAQGEVVVVDDKYGIRITEIITPSERVQKLNR; this is translated from the coding sequence ATGACTGATCCCAAGAAACCCGATCAGAACGTTTCCGACGACGACTGGGCCTCCGCGATGTCCGAGCAGGAAGGAAACGAGCCCGCGGCCGACGACGACCCCTGGGCCGAAGCCATGGCCGAGCAGCAAGCGGCCGAGTCTGCGGCCGGCGCCGAGGACGATCCCTGGGCGGAAGCCCTGGCCGAGCAGGAAGCGGCCGATGCCGCGGCCGACGAGGCCCCGGCGTCGGCCAGCGCGCCTGCCGCCGCCCCTCAGTCGGCCGGCGACCGGGTGTTCCGCCCGCTCGACAAGGGCAAGGAAGGCGGTGCCGCCCGCGACCTCGAAATGATCATGGATATTCCGGTCAAGCTGACCGTGGAGCTGGGCCGCACCAAGCTGACCATCAAGCAGTTGCTGGAGCTGACCCAGGGCTCCGTCGTCGAACTCGACGGCCTGGCCGGCGAACCGATGGACATCCTGATCAATGGCTATCTGATCGCCCAGGGCGAGGTCGTCGTGGTCGACGACAAGTACGGCATCCGCATCACCGAGATCATCACCCCCTCCGAGCGGGTACAGAAACTCAACCGATGA
- the fliO gene encoding flagellar biosynthetic protein FliO, translated as MSNTASSETASGLESLAVGGDALVGMATLGKTAAALALVIAIIFICTALLRRWNPQKRAAGGHLQVIGSAALGNRERVVIVEVEGTWLVLGVGGGQINKLHELAAPARPAGNGSHPMPEGERFAARFARALKHNAGLGGRGRGDA; from the coding sequence ATGAGCAACACCGCCTCTTCCGAGACCGCCTCGGGGCTCGAGTCCCTGGCCGTCGGTGGCGATGCCCTGGTGGGCATGGCCACCCTCGGCAAGACTGCCGCCGCCCTGGCGCTGGTCATTGCCATCATTTTCATCTGCACGGCGCTGCTGCGTCGCTGGAATCCCCAGAAGCGCGCGGCGGGCGGCCATCTGCAGGTCATCGGCAGCGCCGCCCTGGGCAACCGCGAGCGAGTGGTGATCGTCGAGGTCGAAGGTACCTGGCTGGTACTCGGTGTCGGCGGTGGCCAGATCAACAAACTGCATGAGCTCGCGGCTCCCGCCCGGCCCGCCGGAAATGGCTCGCACCCGATGCCCGAGGGGGAGCGCTTCGCCGCTCGCTTTGCACGCGCACTCAAGCACAACGCCGGCCTGGGCGGCCGCGGGCGAGGAGATGCATGA